The genomic interval TTAGCAGGGACTGTCAATGAGATGTCTATTAGGACTTTCTGCAGTAGCTCAGGCACCAGGTTTAGGGGAAACTGGAGGACAAGAGAAGAGACATACGTGGCAAagtccttttctcttccctctcagcTCTATAGAAGAAATGTCCCTCTTTGTTTCAACTCTTCTCCATTCAACATTGCCTCCTGATCTTTCTTCATAGCCTGTTTTGATTTGTCCACAGGCCCCTTAAGTTACCATCCAGGAATGAGCATGCTGTTCGGCACATGACCTGGCTATCGCAGACACAGACCACCAGCCCAGATCTACCAGGATCCTTTCTCAATGATGTAGCCTCATGCTGACCTTTAGGATCCTCTATACTCACCTGGTGTAAGTCCTCAGCTCTCTCCCAATAACCTGTGGTCTCAACTGAGCTTCCTATGGTTTGACAATTCTTTTTATTGAATCAGGGATTCACTATTACCTCAGCCTGCTCTTGATCTCTCTGTGACtcctgcctggccttgaactcaagaccctcTTATCTCAGCCTTCTGGATGTTAGGACCACAGATGTGGACTGCCACCATGACTAGGTACAGTTGAATGTTTTAGTCAGGTGTGAGGAGAGATTCTAAATTTGTGCTGTAGCATCTGTGTTGTTGGTACCAGCCAGTTGTTTAATTCAGCTGAGACTGGGGCATCTGATTTCCAACCCCCTTGGTGAGATCTTCCTCACTATGTACGAAAGCTGCCATGAAGAGTCCCTGAAGCTGGTCTGTTGGAatgtggacttgagctttctgaAAGGCACAGTCACATGCATCTGTGTCCACCTCGTCCTCACCTCTGTCCCTTCATCCCTGCCCTAGTAGGCCTGGCACTAATGGAACTTGTTCTTAGTTCTTGATACATCActtctctccttttgttgtctcttCCTTTGGTGTATACATGCTCTAACCAATTTCCATCTTAGTTAAAACTCCTCCAACCCTATGTCCTGGTCCTGACATCTCATCTTAGTCATTTACAGCCCAGTTCACCCCTCAGAACCCAGCACACTCTGACATCTGCCTCAAAGCATGGAAAGTAGCTATCATACTGTCTTAAGTAGAAGTCAGCTTATAGAGTCAAGCAGGAAGGTTCTTGCTTAGGGGTGTGTAAGGGCAGAACTGTTGAGTGACTCTACTTAAAAGAAAGTGTCAAAAGCTTCCAGGGGATcgacaaacacatatacaagtaaAATGTACTTAAGAACTTCTTCTGTTTTTGAAGTTGTATATTCTCTCCACATCTCCAACTCTCTCAGATGTTCATAGAAAGGGTTCTGGACATATGCCTTCACACAGGAGGGGAAGAGTGTCtcatcctcttctttcctctctgtagCCTGCACCAGGGAGATGAGAAACAGTGAAGTGTGTAAGGGCAAGTCTCAACAGAGGGGGAAGCAGgagacatttgtgtgtgtgcaggatagTGAAGGGAAAAGATGTTCTGGAGGTTCTAGCCTGAGCCACTAAATATCCTGAACTTTTAGACCTCAGTCTCAGAACTGACATCAATCCCAAGAAAGATTAAGGTTTTGGGATGGGCAAAGTGTCTAACTGTGCATTCTAAGCTGCCCCATTAGGTTCGTTTCTTTCTATAGTGGAAGAATGCAAGGCTTCTCCTATGAGAACCGCAGCTCCGTGTCTGAGTTCATCCTTCTGGGTTTCTCCAAGAATTTCCAACTTAATATAATCCTCTTCaatgtcttcttcctcctctacctctctACACTTGTGGGCAATGGGCTCATTGTCaccttgatccacctggactccCGTCTCCAtacacccatgtacttcttcctcagtgTCCTTTCCATGCTGGATATGAGCTATGTCACCACCACGGTGCCCCAGATGTTGGTGCATCTCATCTGCCAGAAGAAAACTATCTCCTATTCTGGGTGTGTGGCTCAGATGTACATCTTTCTGGTGTTAGGCATCACAGAGGGCTGGTTGTTCTCTGTCATGGCCTATGATAGATATGTAGCCATTTGCCACCCACTCAGATATAAGGTTATCATGAGGCCTTGGCTGTGTGGGGCAATGGTAGTCTTTTGTGGACTATGGGGTGTCAGCTGTTCTCTGATCTACACGGTCTTCACTATGAGGCTGCCCTACTGTGGCCCCAATGAGATCAATCACTTCTTCTGTGAGGTCCCTGCTGTTCTGAAGCTCGCCTGTGCAGACACATCCCTCAATGACCGGATAGACTTTATCCTAGGTTTTATCCTTCTCCTGGTACCTCTTTCCTTCATCCTGGCATCTTATGTCTGCATCTTTGCCGCTATTCTGAGAATCCGCTCAGCCCAAGGTCGACTGAAGGCCTTTTCCACTTGTGCCTCTCACATCACCGTGGTCACCATGTTCTGTGGACCTGCCATGTTTATGTACATGAACCCTGGGGCCAATGCCTCCCCAGAGAGGGACAAGAAACTGGCTCTGTTCTACAATGTCATCTCTGCCTTCCTCAACCCTATAATCTACAGCCTCAGAAACAAAGATGTGAAGAGGGCTTTCCTCAAAGTAACAGGCTGGGGAGGAGCCACTAAGTGAGGCCCTTCAAACACAGAAGGCTTCAACAGTGCCTGAAAGAAGAGTCTGTGGTCCTCCTCTATTATTGCTCCTTCTCATACAGAGGATGGGCAAGAACCATTCACTGAGGGATAAAGGAGATAGTGCACAAAGGCAGATTCCTGCTATGACCCGCTAATGTTCCCGAAGGGTGGGCTATTCTCAAGCATCAAAGATTCCATCTGGAAACAGAGCGTCAAGTATCTGACTCATTTCTGTTTCCTGGGTCAGGAGAGGCTCAGACACAAATGAGGTGTCATTAACATTTGCTGTTGAGTGATTACTGAGCACATTAAATCTACTCAAGATGCTAAGACAAGATAACTCAGAGGGCTCGGAATCAATAACTTTTCTGCATCACCATCAGGAGCAACAACAGtcttcagagaaagggaaagtgtCCTCACTTCTCCTTTCATGGTGGCAAAAATCCCCTGACAGAAGTAGCCAAAGGAAGGCAAGGGTTATATTGACTTTTAGTTCTAGGATATGACCTGTCATGGTGGGGAAATAAATGATGGCGGCAGGAGCccgaggcagctgctcacattgtAGGTATGGTCAGGAAGCAAGGGGAAAATGAACGCTCAGACTCAGCCTGAATTTTCTGTGgaccttggtctacagaatggtGCAGTTAAGGTGTGTATTCCACCTCCCAATCTAGACAAGCCCTCCCAGGCATGCTAACAGGctgtctcctgggtgattctagattccATGAAGTTGACAATGTTAAACATCACATTAGGCATAATATATATGGATTGGTCACTGTCGATGCATCCCTGTCTGGGGTCTCAGGATATATGACTCACCAGATCCCTCGGCAGATGCCCCACTGTGGCATTTCTCAATTGACAGATGACACATCATCTCAATGATATCATCATGATTACAAGCTCATACTTTGTAGGTTGATGCCTTGTCTATAAAACTGGGCTGATAGTAATAATTATAGCAAAACACCTTGTGGGATTGTTGCAAGAAATTAAAATAGGTAAAGATCTGTGGAAAATGCTTGATGTATTGAATCTCTGTATAAACGTCACTGTTCTATCCTGTTCCTAATATCCCAGTTGTCAAGCAGCATCCGAGGCTATCTCAGCCCAGGGAAAGCAGCCATTCTGCCCATAAGAAAGGAATACTCAATGGCAAGTTTAGCATTTGCTTGTATTTCAGGCTGCTGTGGATTTAGTTAGGAACTCATCAACTCAGTCTATGAAGCCCTGAAGAAAACATGGCAGTCCCTCAAGATGTTGCCTGAAGACATGCTAATGATATCAGCTAGAACTGCTCAAAGCTGTGGCCATTAATACCCCAATGTGATGCAGCTTTTAATAAACCTTTGCACAAATCTGAACTGAGTAGCAGTCATGTTATTACAGTATTTAATtttagaggctgaggcagtaggcATGGTGgggtatgcctgtaatcccagcactgaagaagctGGTGTAGGAATATAGCTGGATGTTTTCTAGCAGTACAAAAGTCCAGGTTATGGCTCCATATGGTTCCTAGTACTTTAAGGAAGGCATAGGCAAATTTGCTCTATAGAGTCCTGAATCACACTCAGGGAGACAGGCTGGATTTGCAGAGGGCACTTTACCCACTCTTCCTACCAGCAGGAGGCGGGAGGCGGGAAGTGAGGAGGCGGGAGACAGGAAACAAAGGCATCCCAGCATTTGTTAATCTTTGGCATCCCATAATCCATACTAGCACCTCAGACTTTTCCTACCCCAAATTCAGCTGTGGTTTTTGAGATCTCAAAGCATCAACTCATAGGCAAGGCAAGTTCTTTCAAAAAGTGCCTCAGTGAGACATGGTCAGATTCCTGTGCTCAATCAGagttatcaaatatttattagtCAACAGTACTCAAAAAAAGCAGTGAAGACTTCAATAAAGATAATAGTGATTCTGTCCAACTAGATGTCACTGAAGATGGTGACAGGGGACCATTTGCTGGATGCATTTTGGGAAGCAGTAAGGATGTGGGTTTGAAGAGAGATGCAGGGACAATGGGAGAGAGACGGCAGAGACCACATAGAAAAACTGGTCCATATGGCCTGGCACCAAATCTCAAAGACAGGAGAAAAGTGGTAGAAAAACTAGATGAGTTGGTTGTGCTATCCAGTATTCCTAACTCATACGGCAGAGATGTCACCTACTCCAAAGTCAGTGGGAAGCAAAGAATGTAATGCCCAGCTGTGTCGTCTCCAAAATTTAGTCAGCCTAGCCAGTGAGGTtaaagtttgttttggtttttccttcAGCAAAATGAAGTGACATTTGCAATGAACCATAAATTTAGGAAAAGGGACTTCAAATAGAAGCTTTGAAAAGAAGAGCTTAGGCCAAGACTAAGGTCAGGCTGGGAGGGAATGTGTGGGTGAGGAATGCCCTGGGGATAAACATTTGGGTGGTAATGGGAAGAGATGATGAGTACACAACAGGGTTTGAATCCAATCTCCTTTGCATAGTAGTTGTAGGGCTTTAGCTATGTGCCCCTAACCTCTCCAAGAACTAGTTTAATAAGCTCCGATCTCCCTTCAGTAACATAAACATCATGTTTTCAGTTGTTTGAGAAACTGTGCCTTTCTGTGTCAATCAAAAGGAAGAAactgcccagtctctctctctctctctctctctctctctctctctctctctttctctctctctctgtgtgtgtgtgtatgtaagacaGAGATGGGTTGTTAACATCTAGGCATcagtgatgcatgcctgtaactgtagaacttgggagaaagaggcaggaagagtcaaaggttcaaggccagccttggctgcatAGAAAGATCCAGACAACCTAAATTATATgaggctctatctcaaaaaaggtgtgtgtgtgtgtatatatgaataataaatcataaatatatgcatatatatgaataataaatggTACCTAAGGACCAGGAAGTAGAAACTCAaagacaacaatatgaacttccATATTGTTCACCAAAGCTGACCTAGTTACAGCTCCTGCTGAGTGCCACATCTGCTAACAACAGAGATCAACACTGAGCACCACATATTGTTGTAGGGTATCTACCAGAGAAGACCTGGGACATGGGGTTTAAGGCAATAGAACGTCTCCTCTAGCCAGCCTTTTACTCTATACTCTATAGTGGGTATTTAGAATCCCAGTGTAGCGCCAAGCCTTTCTCTGGGTAAGCTTTTAAGCACAAACACCATATTTTGAGTTCACATGCTTCAGTTATCAGGTGCAGTTATCCAGAGACAGGGCTACAGAACCCAGTTAATACCTGGTGGCCAGTTGATTACATTGGTAACAGATTTGCCTTTCCAACACATAAATACTTCTATGAAAACCACCATCCACAGACTTACAGAATCTTTTGCTCACCATCATAATATTTTACATAGCATGGCTTCCTAAGAAGGAACTCACTTAACAGCCAGAGAAGTGCAGCCAGTGGGCCTAGACTCAATCATATATACTAGTATTACCACGCTACCCACTACCCTGAAGCAGCTGGTCTGACAGAATGATGGAATGGCGTCTTGACACAGTTAAAATGCCTATAGGATGGCAGGAGGCTGGAGGGCTAGGGTaggttcttcagaaggcagtatatgctgTAGTCCAGTTAGTTCTACAATGGCTGCCTCCCAGTGGAAAGTCCGAGAATCCAGTGGTTGTCTTAGTCCACAGGCTAGGTGCCTCAGCTGGCCTGCAGTATATGTCAGAATCCCACAGAAGTATGCCGTACTACCAGTACAGTGAGAGCAAGGGCgagaagacaaagagcaaaagttttcttccttgtcctttaTACAGGCTGCCCAGAGAAGGTGTGTCTCAGATTTAAGGTAGGCCTTCTGCTGTAAGtaagatcttcctacctcaagtgATTCAATTAACTAAAAATCTTCAGCAGGTATGCTCCTCAGGCTCTGGTTGACTGAGAAATGTAGTAATTAGTCAGGCCAGACCACTCTGGATCTGACAGGCAAACTTACACATAGGGAGTGGGTATGTAAGCCAGCAATGAGTATATGGACCATGCCTCTGGAAGGAGAGGCCTTCACTGTGGGTATGGTTTGCAGAAAGAAACCATGTGACTTGAAGGGAGCCTTGTGAATGAGTCCACCTGGTAGCTAGCTGCACAGGAGGACTTGAGGATGCCCAGCAGGTGGCTGGATATGCAAGACTGCTGACTTCCATGACAACATCTGAGGCTGCAAATTGAAATGCATTCCAAGCTGTAGTCAGGAACTTCCCACCT from Mastomys coucha isolate ucsf_1 unplaced genomic scaffold, UCSF_Mcou_1 pScaffold18, whole genome shotgun sequence carries:
- the LOC116095527 gene encoding putative olfactory receptor 2B3 — translated: MQGFSYENRSSVSEFILLGFSKNFQLNIILFNVFFLLYLSTLVGNGLIVTLIHLDSRLHTPMYFFLSVLSMLDMSYVTTTVPQMLVHLICQKKTISYSGCVAQMYIFLVLGITEGWLFSVMAYDRYVAICHPLRYKVIMRPWLCGAMVVFCGLWGVSCSLIYTVFTMRLPYCGPNEINHFFCEVPAVLKLACADTSLNDRIDFILGFILLLVPLSFILASYVCIFAAILRIRSAQGRLKAFSTCASHITVVTMFCGPAMFMYMNPGANASPERDKKLALFYNVISAFLNPIIYSLRNKDVKRAFLKVTGWGGATK